Proteins encoded by one window of Arabidopsis thaliana chromosome 2, partial sequence:
- the BSL3 gene encoding BRI1 suppressor 1 (BSU1)-like 3 (BRI1 suppressor 1 (BSU1)-like 3 (BSL3); FUNCTIONS IN: hydrolase activity, manganese ion binding, protein serine/threonine phosphatase activity, phosphoprotein phosphatase activity, iron ion binding; INVOLVED IN: biological_process unknown; LOCATED IN: cytosol, plasma membrane; EXPRESSED IN: guard cell, cultured cell; CONTAINS InterPro DOMAIN/s: Serine/threonine protein phosphatase, BSU1 (InterPro:IPR012391), Metallophosphoesterase (InterPro:IPR004843), Galactose oxidase/kelch, beta-propeller (InterPro:IPR011043), Kelch repeat type 2 (InterPro:IPR011498), Kelch-type beta propeller (InterPro:IPR015915), Serine/threonine-specific protein phosphatase/bis(5-nucleosyl)-tetraphosphatase (InterPro:IPR006186); BEST Arabidopsis thaliana protein match is: BRI1 suppressor 1 (BSU1)-like 2 (TAIR:AT1G08420.1); Has 35333 Blast hits to 34131 proteins in 2444 species: Archae - 798; Bacteria - 22429; Metazoa - 974; Fungi - 991; Plants - 531; Viruses - 0; Other Eukaryotes - 9610 (source: NCBI BLink).) — protein MDLDSSMVPENDQDPIATSENQSPMEEKEEASEQQTGSESESASLTPSLPPPSQQQQQQQQQPQVTAVVGPRCAPTYSVVNAIIEKKEDGPGPRCGHTLTAVPAVGEEGTSSYIGPRLILFGGATALEGNSGGTGTPTSAGSAGIRLAGATADVHCYDVLSNKWSRLTPYGEPPSPRAAHVATAVGTMVVIQGGIGPAGLSAEDLHVLDLTQQRPRWHRVVVQGPGPGPRYGHVMALVGQRYLMAIGGNDGKRPLADVWALDTAAKPYEWRKLEPEGEGPPPCMYATASARSDGLLLLCGGRDANSVPLASAYGLAKHRDGRWEWAIAPGVSPSARYQHAAVFVNARLHVSGGALGGGRMVEDSSSVAVLDTAAGVWCDTKSVVTSPRTGRYSADAAGGDASVELTRRCRHAAAAVGDLIFIYGGLRGGVLLDDLLVAEDLAAAETTSAASHAAAAAAATNTPPGRSPGRYGFSDERTGELPESAPDAVVLGSPVAPPVNGDMYTDISTENAMVPGIRRTSKGVEYLVEASAAEAEAISATLAAAKARQVNGEVELPDRDRGAEATPSGKPSLSLIKPDSAVPNSVIPAGVRLHHRAVVVAAETGGALGGMVRQLSIDQFENEGRRVSYGTPESATAARKLLDRQMSINSVPKKVVAHLLKPRGWKPPVRRQFFLDCNEIADLCDSAERIFSSEPTVLQLKAPIKIFGDLHGQFGDLMRLFDEYGSPSTAGDISYIDYLFLGDYVDRGQHSLETITLLLALKVEYQHNVHLIRGNHEAADINALFGFRIECIERMGERDGIWVWHRINRLFNWLPLAALIEKKIICMHGGIGRSINHVEQIENIQRPITMEAGSIVLMDLLWSDPTENDSVEGLRPNARGPGLVTFGPDRVMEFCNNNDLQLIVRAHECVMDGFERFAQGHLITLFSATNYCGTANNAGAILVLGRDLVVVPKLIHPLPPAITSPETSPERHIEDTWMQELNVNRPPTPTRGRPQNPNDRGSLAWI, from the exons ATGGATTTGGATTCTTCAATGGTACCAGAGAATGATCAAGATCCTATTGCTACGTCTGAGAATCAATCTCCTatggaggagaaagaagaagcgtCTGAGCAACAAACCGGATCCGAATCCGAATCGGCGTCTTTGactccttctcttcctcctccttcgcagcaacaacaacaacagcagcaaCAGCCGCAGGTAACGGCGGTGGTTGGTCCGAGATGTGCGCCAACGTATTCGGTTGTGAATGCTATAAtcgagaagaaagaagatggtCCTGGTCCTAGATGTGGACATACGCTGACGGCGGTTCCTGCTGTTGGTGAAGAAGGGACGTCTTCTTATATTGGCCCGAGACTGATCTTGTTTGGTGGTGCTACTGCTCTTGAGGGTAATTCTGGAGGAACGGGAACACCTACTTCAGCTGGAAGTGCTGGCATTC GGTTAGCTGGTGCAACCGCTGATGTTCATTGTTATGATGTTCTTTCTAATAAGTGGTCGAG GCTTACACCTTATGGAGAACCACCTAGTCCAAGAGCTGCTCATGTTGCTACTGCTGTTGGGACCATGGTAGTAATTCAG GGGGGAATAGGTCCTGCTGGTTTATCAGCTGAGGATCTTCACGTTCTTGATCTCACACAGCAACGGCCACGATGGCACAG GGTTGTTGTTCAGGGTCCTGGACCAGGACCACGTTATGGACATGTCATGGCACTGGTAGGACAGAGGTATCTCATGGCAATTGGTGGAAATGATG GGAAACGTCCATTAGCTGATGTATGGGCTTTGGACACTGCTGCCAAACCTTATGAATGGCGTAAGCTGGAACCGGAAGGGGAAGGTCCACCACCATGCAT GTATGCAACTGCAAGTGCGCGATCTGAtggccttcttcttctctgtggTGGAAGAGATGCGAATAGTGTG CCCCTAGCAAGTGCATATGGACTTGCCAAGCACAGAGATGGACGTTGGGAATGGGCCATAGCCCCAGGTGTCTCCCCTTCTGCCAGATACCAGCATGCTGCA GTCTTTGTAAATGCAAGACTCCATGTCTCTGGTGGGGCACTTGGTGGTGGACGCATGGTAGAAGACTCGTCCAGTGTTGCAG TGTTGGATACTGCAGCAGGTGTTTGGTGTGATACAAAATCGGTTGTTACTAGTCCTAGAACTGGTAGGTATAGTGCTGACGCAGCTGGTGGTGATGCTTCTGTTGAGCTGACTAGGCGATGCAGGCATGCTGCTGCTGCAGTGGGTGATTTGATATTCATCTATGGTGGGTTGCGTGGAG GAGTTTTACTTGATGACCTATTGGTTGCTGAAGATCTTGCTGCAGCGGAAACAACATCTGCTGCCTCTCATGCTGCTgctgcagcagcagcaacaaacACGCCACCTGGCCGTTCACCTGGAAGATATGGATTTTCTGATGAAAGGACAGGGGAGCTACCAGAATCAGCTCCTGACGCTGTGGTGCTGGGAAGCCCTGTTGCACCCCCTGTAAATGGTGATATGTATACTGATATTAGCACTGAAAATGCAATGGTTCCAGGAATTCG GAGAACAAGCAAGGGTGTGGAGTATCTTGTTGAAGCATCTGCTGCGGAAGCCGAGGCTATCAGTGCAACATTAGCTGCTGCGAAGGCACGACAGGTCAATGGGGAAGTTGAACTTCCAGATAGGGATCGTGGTGCTGAGGCTACGCCCAGTGGAAAACCTTCATTATCATTGATTAAGCCTGATTCTGCAGTACCAAATAGTGTTATTCCTGCAGGGGTTCGACTTCATCATAGAGCT GTGGTGGTTGCTGCAGAAACAGGTGGAGCCTTAGGTGGAATGGTTAGACAGTTATCCATTGATCAATTTGAAAATGAGGGACGCCGTGTTAGTTATGGGACACCCGAAAGTGCAACAGCAGCTAGGAAATTATTAGATCGTCAGATGTCAATCAATAGTGTTCCGAAAAAG GTTGTAGCTCATCTTTTGAAGCCTCGGGGGTGGAAGCCTCCAGTTCGTCGCCAGTTTTTCTTGGATTGCAATGAAATAGCTGATCTTTGCGACAGTGCAGAACGTATCTTCTCAAGCGAACCTACTGTGTTACAGCTTAAAGCTCCTATTAAGATATTTGGTGATTTGCATGGCCAGTTTGGGGATCTCATGCGCCTTTTTGATGAATATGGTTCACCATCAACAGCTGGAGACATATC ATACATCGATTACCTCTTCTTAGGAGACTATGTTGATCGGGGTCAACACAGCCTAGAGACAATTACACTTCTGCTTGCTTTAAAG GTTGAATACCAACATAACGTACACCTGATTCGTGGAAATCATGAAGCTGCCGACATTAATGCACTTTTTGGTTTCCGGATAGAGTGTATTGAGCGAATG GGTGAACGTGATGGGATCTGGGTGTGGCATCGAATAAACCGTTTATTCAATTGGCTACCTCTGGCTGCACTGattgagaagaaaatcatCTGTATGCATGGGGGAATTGGTCGGTCGATAAATCATGTGGAGCAGATAGAAAATATCCAACGTCCAATTACGATGGAAGCAGGCTCAATTGTACTTATGGATTTATTATG GTCGGATCCAACTGAAAATGACAGTGTCGAAGGTTTAAGGCCCAATGCTAGAGGCCCTGGGTTGGTTACTTTTGGG CCTGACCGTGTCATGGAGTTTTGCAACAACAATGATCTGCAATTGATTGTACGTGCGCATGAATGCGTGATGGACGGATTTGAGCGTTTTGCCCAAGGTCATTTGATAACGCTCTTTTCGGCAACAAATTATTGTG GTACCGCAAACAATGCCGGGGCTATCTTGGTGTTGGGGAGAGATCTTGTGGTGGTTCCTAAGCTTATCCATCCATTGCCTCCAGCGATAACCTCACCTGAAACTTCACCAGAAAGACATATAGAGGATACATGGATGCAG GAGTTAAACGTAAATAGACCACCAACACCAACAAGAGGACGCCCACAAAATCCAAATGACCGCGGCTCTCTTGCTTGGATATAA
- the BSL3 gene encoding BRI1 suppressor 1 (BSU1)-like 3 (BRI1 suppressor 1 (BSU1)-like 3 (BSL3); FUNCTIONS IN: hydrolase activity, manganese ion binding, protein serine/threonine phosphatase activity, iron ion binding, phosphoprotein phosphatase activity; INVOLVED IN: biological_process unknown; LOCATED IN: cytosol; EXPRESSED IN: guard cell; CONTAINS InterPro DOMAIN/s: Serine/threonine protein phosphatase, BSU1 (InterPro:IPR012391), Galactose oxidase/kelch, beta-propeller (InterPro:IPR011043), Metallophosphoesterase (InterPro:IPR004843), Kelch-type beta propeller (InterPro:IPR015915), Serine/threonine-specific protein phosphatase/bis(5-nucleosyl)-tetraphosphatase (InterPro:IPR006186); BEST Arabidopsis thaliana protein match is: BRI1 suppressor 1 (BSU1)-like 2 (TAIR:AT1G08420.2).), producing the protein MDLDSSMVPENDQDPIATSENQSPMEEKEEASEQQTGSESESASLTPSLPPPSQQQQQQQQQPQVTAVVGPRCAPTYSVVNAIIEKKEDGPGPRCGHTLTAVPAVGEEGTSSYIGPRLILFGGATALEGNSGGTGTPTSAGSAGIRLAGATADVHCYDVLSNKWSRLTPYGEPPSPRAAHVATAVGTMVVIQGGIGPAGLSAEDLHVLDLTQQRPRWHRVVVQGPGPGPRYGHVMALVGQRYLMAIGGNDGKRPLADVWALDTAAKPYEWRKLEPEGEGPPPCMYATASARSDGLLLLCGGRDANSVPLASAYGLAKHRDGRWEWAIAPGVSPSARYQHAAVFVNARLHVSGGALGGGRMVEDSSSVAAGVWCDTKSVVTSPRTGRYSADAAGGDASVELTRRCRHAAAAVGDLIFIYGGLRGGVLLDDLLVAEDLAAAETTSAASHAAAAAAATNTPPGRSPGRYGFSDERTGELPESAPDAVVLGSPVAPPVNGDMYTDISTENAMVPGIRRTSKGVEYLVEASAAEAEAISATLAAAKARQVNGEVELPDRDRGAEATPSGKPSLSLIKPDSAVPNSVIPAGVRLHHRAVVVAAETGGALGGMVRQLSIDQFENEGRRVSYGTPESATAARKLLDRQMSINSVPKKVVAHLLKPRGWKPPVRRQFFLDCNEIADLCDSAERIFSSEPTVLQLKAPIKIFGDLHGQFGDLMRLFDEYGSPSTAGDISYIDYLFLGDYVDRGQHSLETITLLLALKVEYQHNVHLIRGNHEAADINALFGFRIECIERMGERDGIWVWHRINRLFNWLPLAALIEKKIICMHGGIGRSINHVEQIENIQRPITMEAGSIVLMDLLWSDPTENDSVEGLRPNARGPGLVTFGPDRVMEFCNNNDLQLIVRAHECVMDGFERFAQGHLITLFSATNYCGTANNAGAILVLGRDLVVVPKLIHPLPPAITSPETSPERHIEDTWMQELNVNRPPTPTRGRPQNPNDRGSLAWI; encoded by the exons ATGGATTTGGATTCTTCAATGGTACCAGAGAATGATCAAGATCCTATTGCTACGTCTGAGAATCAATCTCCTatggaggagaaagaagaagcgtCTGAGCAACAAACCGGATCCGAATCCGAATCGGCGTCTTTGactccttctcttcctcctccttcgcagcaacaacaacaacagcagcaaCAGCCGCAGGTAACGGCGGTGGTTGGTCCGAGATGTGCGCCAACGTATTCGGTTGTGAATGCTATAAtcgagaagaaagaagatggtCCTGGTCCTAGATGTGGACATACGCTGACGGCGGTTCCTGCTGTTGGTGAAGAAGGGACGTCTTCTTATATTGGCCCGAGACTGATCTTGTTTGGTGGTGCTACTGCTCTTGAGGGTAATTCTGGAGGAACGGGAACACCTACTTCAGCTGGAAGTGCTGGCATTC GGTTAGCTGGTGCAACCGCTGATGTTCATTGTTATGATGTTCTTTCTAATAAGTGGTCGAG GCTTACACCTTATGGAGAACCACCTAGTCCAAGAGCTGCTCATGTTGCTACTGCTGTTGGGACCATGGTAGTAATTCAG GGGGGAATAGGTCCTGCTGGTTTATCAGCTGAGGATCTTCACGTTCTTGATCTCACACAGCAACGGCCACGATGGCACAG GGTTGTTGTTCAGGGTCCTGGACCAGGACCACGTTATGGACATGTCATGGCACTGGTAGGACAGAGGTATCTCATGGCAATTGGTGGAAATGATG GGAAACGTCCATTAGCTGATGTATGGGCTTTGGACACTGCTGCCAAACCTTATGAATGGCGTAAGCTGGAACCGGAAGGGGAAGGTCCACCACCATGCAT GTATGCAACTGCAAGTGCGCGATCTGAtggccttcttcttctctgtggTGGAAGAGATGCGAATAGTGTG CCCCTAGCAAGTGCATATGGACTTGCCAAGCACAGAGATGGACGTTGGGAATGGGCCATAGCCCCAGGTGTCTCCCCTTCTGCCAGATACCAGCATGCTGCA GTCTTTGTAAATGCAAGACTCCATGTCTCTGGTGGGGCACTTGGTGGTGGACGCATGGTAGAAGACTCGTCCAGTGTTGCAG CAGGTGTTTGGTGTGATACAAAATCGGTTGTTACTAGTCCTAGAACTGGTAGGTATAGTGCTGACGCAGCTGGTGGTGATGCTTCTGTTGAGCTGACTAGGCGATGCAGGCATGCTGCTGCTGCAGTGGGTGATTTGATATTCATCTATGGTGGGTTGCGTGGAG GAGTTTTACTTGATGACCTATTGGTTGCTGAAGATCTTGCTGCAGCGGAAACAACATCTGCTGCCTCTCATGCTGCTgctgcagcagcagcaacaaacACGCCACCTGGCCGTTCACCTGGAAGATATGGATTTTCTGATGAAAGGACAGGGGAGCTACCAGAATCAGCTCCTGACGCTGTGGTGCTGGGAAGCCCTGTTGCACCCCCTGTAAATGGTGATATGTATACTGATATTAGCACTGAAAATGCAATGGTTCCAGGAATTCG GAGAACAAGCAAGGGTGTGGAGTATCTTGTTGAAGCATCTGCTGCGGAAGCCGAGGCTATCAGTGCAACATTAGCTGCTGCGAAGGCACGACAGGTCAATGGGGAAGTTGAACTTCCAGATAGGGATCGTGGTGCTGAGGCTACGCCCAGTGGAAAACCTTCATTATCATTGATTAAGCCTGATTCTGCAGTACCAAATAGTGTTATTCCTGCAGGGGTTCGACTTCATCATAGAGCT GTGGTGGTTGCTGCAGAAACAGGTGGAGCCTTAGGTGGAATGGTTAGACAGTTATCCATTGATCAATTTGAAAATGAGGGACGCCGTGTTAGTTATGGGACACCCGAAAGTGCAACAGCAGCTAGGAAATTATTAGATCGTCAGATGTCAATCAATAGTGTTCCGAAAAAG GTTGTAGCTCATCTTTTGAAGCCTCGGGGGTGGAAGCCTCCAGTTCGTCGCCAGTTTTTCTTGGATTGCAATGAAATAGCTGATCTTTGCGACAGTGCAGAACGTATCTTCTCAAGCGAACCTACTGTGTTACAGCTTAAAGCTCCTATTAAGATATTTGGTGATTTGCATGGCCAGTTTGGGGATCTCATGCGCCTTTTTGATGAATATGGTTCACCATCAACAGCTGGAGACATATC ATACATCGATTACCTCTTCTTAGGAGACTATGTTGATCGGGGTCAACACAGCCTAGAGACAATTACACTTCTGCTTGCTTTAAAG GTTGAATACCAACATAACGTACACCTGATTCGTGGAAATCATGAAGCTGCCGACATTAATGCACTTTTTGGTTTCCGGATAGAGTGTATTGAGCGAATG GGTGAACGTGATGGGATCTGGGTGTGGCATCGAATAAACCGTTTATTCAATTGGCTACCTCTGGCTGCACTGattgagaagaaaatcatCTGTATGCATGGGGGAATTGGTCGGTCGATAAATCATGTGGAGCAGATAGAAAATATCCAACGTCCAATTACGATGGAAGCAGGCTCAATTGTACTTATGGATTTATTATG GTCGGATCCAACTGAAAATGACAGTGTCGAAGGTTTAAGGCCCAATGCTAGAGGCCCTGGGTTGGTTACTTTTGGG CCTGACCGTGTCATGGAGTTTTGCAACAACAATGATCTGCAATTGATTGTACGTGCGCATGAATGCGTGATGGACGGATTTGAGCGTTTTGCCCAAGGTCATTTGATAACGCTCTTTTCGGCAACAAATTATTGTG GTACCGCAAACAATGCCGGGGCTATCTTGGTGTTGGGGAGAGATCTTGTGGTGGTTCCTAAGCTTATCCATCCATTGCCTCCAGCGATAACCTCACCTGAAACTTCACCAGAAAGACATATAGAGGATACATGGATGCAG GAGTTAAACGTAAATAGACCACCAACACCAACAAGAGGACGCCCACAAAATCCAAATGACCGCGGCTCTCTTGCTTGGATATAA
- the BLH5 gene encoding BEL1-like homeodomain 5 (BEL1-like homeodomain 5 (BLH5); FUNCTIONS IN: DNA binding, sequence-specific DNA binding transcription factor activity; INVOLVED IN: regulation of transcription, DNA-dependent, regulation of transcription; LOCATED IN: nucleus; EXPRESSED IN: embryo, leaf whorl, flower; EXPRESSED DURING: petal differentiation and expansion stage, D bilateral stage; CONTAINS InterPro DOMAIN/s: Homeobox (InterPro:IPR001356), Homeobox, conserved site (InterPro:IPR017970), Homeodomain-like (InterPro:IPR009057), POX (InterPro:IPR006563), Homeodomain-related (InterPro:IPR012287); BEST Arabidopsis thaliana protein match is: BEL1-like homeodomain 1 (TAIR:AT2G35940.3).): MAAFFLGESEMREHSSDLFMMTLNPFREQTTTTNAHDDHFYNLCFGSQQYRPRDEVGHIEQGNSSISTFSNGGVFRALAPIYLKAAQELLNEIVNVGNGSHGAKQERPVSKESTIYGVEDINGGYKPGVAALQMKKAKLISMGEMVSKIGKLIWEMNLVNYTQVEQRYKQYHDQMQTIISSFEQAAGLGSANSYTHMALQTISKQFRAVKDMISLQIKQINKLLGQKEFDEQLKKLGKMAHHHSNAWRPQRGLPEKAVSVLRSWLFEHFLHPYPRDLDKVMLAKQTGLTKSQVSNWFINARVRMWKPLVEELYSEEMDIEESRKGSDRYSTKGSSSKQPYNNTTSNESSNTILPAFRQGFTETETPRQNSSSSCSVVMRFTKQHMNQANFINFNGGFENYHTMDGNSVSLSLGLPHSCDQTFNNIHFESTSHGTENSAIYSSSTYQIMD; encoded by the exons ATGGCTGCTTTCTTTCTTGGAGAATCTGAAATGAGAGAACACTCTTCTGATCTTTTTATGATGACTCTGAATCCGTTTCGCGAGCAGACAACGACCACTAATGCTCATGACGATCACTTCTACAACTTGTGCTTTGGTTCCCAACAATATAGACCTCGAGATGAAGTAGGTCATATAGAACAAGGAAATTCTTCCATCTCCACTTTTTCAAACGGAGGAGTCTTCAGGGCTTTGGCTCCGATCTACTTGAAAGCGGCTCAAGAATTACTCAATGAGATTGTCAATGTTGGAAACGGTAGCCACGGCGCAAAACAAGAGCGACCGGTGAGTAAAGAGTCCACGATTTATGGAGTTGAGGACATCAATGGTGGCTATAAGCCTGGCGTAGCTGCTTTGCAaatgaagaaagcaaaactCATCTCCATGGGTGAAATG GTTTCAAAGATTGGTAAATTGATTTGGGAAATGAATTTGGTAAATTATACACAGGTGGAACAGAGATACAAGCAATACCATGACCAAATGCAGACTATAATCTCATCGTTTGAGCAAGCTGCGGGTTTAGGCTCAGCAAACTCATACACACATATGGCGTTACAAACAATATCAAAGCAGTTTCGTGCTGTAAAAGACATGATAAGTTTGCAAATCAAGCAAATAAACAAGCTCTTGGGACAAAAGGAATTTGACGAGCAGCTTAAGAAGTTGGGAAAGATGGCACATCACCATTCAAATGCTTGGAGACCGCAGAGAGGTTTGCCCGAAAAAGCTGTTTCCGTTCTACGCTCTTGGCTCTTTGAGCATTTTCTTCATCC ATATCCGAGGGATTTGGATAAGGTAATGCTTGCCAAACAGACTGGCCTTACTAAGAGTCAG GTGTCAAATTGGTTCATTAATGCTCGAGTTCGAATGTGGAAGCCACTGGTGGAGGAACTTTATTCGGAAGAAATGGATATTGAAGAAAGCAGAAAAGGAAGTGACCGGTATAGTACCAAAGGTTCATCTTCAAAGCAACCGTACAATAATACAACTTCAAATGAATCTTCGAACACGATCCTACCCGCCTTTCGTCAAGGATTCACTGAAACTGAAACCCCTAGGCAAAATTCATCCTCAAGTTGCAGCGTAGTCATGAGGTTCACGAAGCAACACATGAATCAAGCGAACTTCATCAATTTCAACGGAGGGTTCGAAAACTATCACACAATGGATGGAAACAGCGTCTCCCTTTCCCTCGGCCTGCCTCATTCTTGTGACCAAACCTTTAATAACATTCATTTTGAGTCAACAAGTCATGGAACTGAGAACTCGGCCATATATTCATCTTCAACTTATCAAATCATGGATTAG
- the BLH5 gene encoding BEL1-like homeodomain 5 (BEL1-like homeodomain 5 (BLH5); FUNCTIONS IN: DNA binding, sequence-specific DNA binding transcription factor activity; INVOLVED IN: regulation of transcription, DNA-dependent, regulation of transcription; LOCATED IN: nucleus; EXPRESSED IN: embryo, leaf whorl, flower; EXPRESSED DURING: petal differentiation and expansion stage, D bilateral stage; CONTAINS InterPro DOMAIN/s: Homeobox, conserved site (InterPro:IPR017970), Homeobox (InterPro:IPR001356), Homeodomain-like (InterPro:IPR009057), POX (InterPro:IPR006563), Homeodomain-related (InterPro:IPR012287); BEST Arabidopsis thaliana protein match is: BEL1-like homeodomain 1 (TAIR:AT2G35940.3); Has 30201 Blast hits to 17322 proteins in 780 species: Archae - 12; Bacteria - 1396; Metazoa - 17338; Fungi - 3422; Plants - 5037; Viruses - 0; Other Eukaryotes - 2996 (source: NCBI BLink).) gives MAAFFLGESEMREHSSDLFMMTLNPFREQTTTTNAHDDHFYNLCFGSQQYRPRDEVGHIEQGNSSISTFSNGGVFRALAPIYLKAAQELLNEIVNVGNGSHGAKQERPVSKESTIYGVEDINGGYKPGVAALQMKKAKLISMGEMVEQRYKQYHDQMQTIISSFEQAAGLGSANSYTHMALQTISKQFRAVKDMISLQIKQINKLLGQKEFDEQLKKLGKMAHHHSNAWRPQRGLPEKAVSVLRSWLFEHFLHPYPRDLDKVMLAKQTGLTKSQVSNWFINARVRMWKPLVEELYSEEMDIEESRKGSDRYSTKGSSSKQPYNNTTSNESSNTILPAFRQGFTETETPRQNSSSSCSVVMRFTKQHMNQANFINFNGGFENYHTMDGNSVSLSLGLPHSCDQTFNNIHFESTSHGTENSAIYSSSTYQIMD, from the exons ATGGCTGCTTTCTTTCTTGGAGAATCTGAAATGAGAGAACACTCTTCTGATCTTTTTATGATGACTCTGAATCCGTTTCGCGAGCAGACAACGACCACTAATGCTCATGACGATCACTTCTACAACTTGTGCTTTGGTTCCCAACAATATAGACCTCGAGATGAAGTAGGTCATATAGAACAAGGAAATTCTTCCATCTCCACTTTTTCAAACGGAGGAGTCTTCAGGGCTTTGGCTCCGATCTACTTGAAAGCGGCTCAAGAATTACTCAATGAGATTGTCAATGTTGGAAACGGTAGCCACGGCGCAAAACAAGAGCGACCGGTGAGTAAAGAGTCCACGATTTATGGAGTTGAGGACATCAATGGTGGCTATAAGCCTGGCGTAGCTGCTTTGCAaatgaagaaagcaaaactCATCTCCATGGGTGAAATG GTGGAACAGAGATACAAGCAATACCATGACCAAATGCAGACTATAATCTCATCGTTTGAGCAAGCTGCGGGTTTAGGCTCAGCAAACTCATACACACATATGGCGTTACAAACAATATCAAAGCAGTTTCGTGCTGTAAAAGACATGATAAGTTTGCAAATCAAGCAAATAAACAAGCTCTTGGGACAAAAGGAATTTGACGAGCAGCTTAAGAAGTTGGGAAAGATGGCACATCACCATTCAAATGCTTGGAGACCGCAGAGAGGTTTGCCCGAAAAAGCTGTTTCCGTTCTACGCTCTTGGCTCTTTGAGCATTTTCTTCATCC ATATCCGAGGGATTTGGATAAGGTAATGCTTGCCAAACAGACTGGCCTTACTAAGAGTCAG GTGTCAAATTGGTTCATTAATGCTCGAGTTCGAATGTGGAAGCCACTGGTGGAGGAACTTTATTCGGAAGAAATGGATATTGAAGAAAGCAGAAAAGGAAGTGACCGGTATAGTACCAAAGGTTCATCTTCAAAGCAACCGTACAATAATACAACTTCAAATGAATCTTCGAACACGATCCTACCCGCCTTTCGTCAAGGATTCACTGAAACTGAAACCCCTAGGCAAAATTCATCCTCAAGTTGCAGCGTAGTCATGAGGTTCACGAAGCAACACATGAATCAAGCGAACTTCATCAATTTCAACGGAGGGTTCGAAAACTATCACACAATGGATGGAAACAGCGTCTCCCTTTCCCTCGGCCTGCCTCATTCTTGTGACCAAACCTTTAATAACATTCATTTTGAGTCAACAAGTCATGGAACTGAGAACTCGGCCATATATTCATCTTCAACTTATCAAATCATGGATTAG